The DNA window ACCTGGATGATGGACCTTACACGCTCGAACTCCGAGGGCAAACGGCGGACACGGCTCAATTCTCCCAACGCTTAGAGTTTGTCTTAGATCGCACGTCACCTGAAATCCAACTCTCCAATATTGACGGGATTGCCTGGGATTGGGGCACTCGGCTACAGGGCAGTGTGCATGAGAATCTCAGTGAGGTGCAGGTCGATTACCAGTTTGTGCGGGAGAAGGATCGGGCTGTTACGTCCAGGGGGGCATTTAAGGTGCAGGGGAGACGAATTGATCTGCTGCTGCCGGAGTTTGTTAAGACCAATCGGATGTTGGAAGAAGAGGAAACTTACTACCTGCTGTTGAATGCTCACGATTTAGCAGGAAATGTCGAGTCTTTGAAATACACCTTCTTTATTCCTGGCGATCGCCGGGTCATCGATGATGATGTTCTCACTCCAGCCCAACTTCAGGAGCTAGAGCGCAGGAGGAGGCGTTGATGCGATGACTGGAGCCGCAGTGAAACGGGGTGTGGTTTACTGTGCCCTGAAGATACCCGAATATTTGGAGGCAGCAGTGATTAGTGCCTTCGCGCTGCGGCAGCTTGAGCCGGATTTGCCGATCGTGCTGCTGACAGATTTTGCTGGGGTGGAGAGGTTGGGGTTAGAGTGGTTCAATATTACGGTCAAGCGGATTGTCTTACCAGAAGTGTGGCGGCTTCCTGATGCAATGGAATCGAGATTGGTGAAGACGAGCTTGCTTGAGTTGGTGGAGTTTGATGAGACGTTGTACCTGGATGCAGATGTGTTGCCAATCCAGCCGATTCAGCCTATTTGGGAGTTTTTGCAAGCGGGGGCGATTGCATTGGCGGTTGATGTCAATCGGACACTGGCTCAGTGCGACCACGTGGGAGCTGAGGAGAAGGCGTATACGTTGCAGCGGTGTTCAGGGGATACGGTGCAGTTCAACAGTGGGGTAATGCTCTGGCGAAGGTGCCCACAGGTGTTGGGGCTGTTTGAAACCTGGAAAGAGGAGTGGCTGCGGTTTCAGCGACAGGATCAGTTGGCGTTGCTACGGGCGATTCAGGCAAGGGCAATCCCAGTGATTGAGTTGCCGGAGGTCTATAACTTTCCGGCGTGTCATGTGACATCCCATGTGATTGAGCGGAATGAGGTGAGGCTGTTGCATTGTTGGAAAGAGTTCGTCCGTATTGGGCGGTTTCGGACGATCGCTCAACGGTTGATGCCCACTTCAACGGCATTGGCGATCAAGGGACTACAGAAGGGGGCGATCGCTCGGAGTTAATTAGTTTTGGGCTGTCTAGGGCGAATGGAGAAACGGCTAGATACT is part of the Kovacikia minuta CCNUW1 genome and encodes:
- a CDS encoding glycosyltransferase family protein; its protein translation is MTGAAVKRGVVYCALKIPEYLEAAVISAFALRQLEPDLPIVLLTDFAGVERLGLEWFNITVKRIVLPEVWRLPDAMESRLVKTSLLELVEFDETLYLDADVLPIQPIQPIWEFLQAGAIALAVDVNRTLAQCDHVGAEEKAYTLQRCSGDTVQFNSGVMLWRRCPQVLGLFETWKEEWLRFQRQDQLALLRAIQARAIPVIELPEVYNFPACHVTSHVIERNEVRLLHCWKEFVRIGRFRTIAQRLMPTSTALAIKGLQKGAIARS